Proteins encoded within one genomic window of Cucumis sativus cultivar 9930 chromosome 3, Cucumber_9930_V3, whole genome shotgun sequence:
- the LOC101218826 gene encoding brefeldin A-inhibited guanine nucleotide-exchange protein 5 isoform X2 codes for MLYWYFAPFASAVLQMGMKEDTDEVTTKTRILSLELLQGLLEGVSQTFTKDFHFIDSVKAYLSYALLRASVSQPPVIFQYATGIFSVLLLRFRESLKGEIGIFFPLIVLRSLDGTDFPVNQKTSVLKMLEKICREPQILVDIFVNYDCDLEAPNLFERMVTTLSKLSQGTQNADPNLAALSQATSIKGSSLQCLVNVLKSLVDWEKSRLHSEKEGLVHSSEEESSGNENLEVKSREDVTGNFEKAKAHKSTVEAAISEFNRKPVKGVEYLISNKLVENTPSSVALFLRNTPSLDKTMIGDYLGQHEEFPVAVMHAYVDSMKFSGMKFDAAIREFLKGFRLPGEAQKIDRIMEKFAERYCADNPGLFKNADTAYVLAYAVIMLNTDAHNPMVWPKMSKSDFTRMNVMNDPEDCAPTELLEEIYDSIVKEEIKMKDDLLDKAKSRRLEVEEKGGLVSILNLALPRRKSSTEAQSESEAIIKQTQVIFRNQGAKRGVFYTSQRIELVRPMVEAVGWPLLATFSVTMEEGDNKPRVVLCMEGFRAGIHITHVLGMDTMRYAFLTSLVRFTFLHAPKEMRSKNVEALRTLLALCDLETESLQDTWNAVLECVSRLEFITSTPSIAATVMYGSNQISRDAVVQSLRELAGKPADQVFVNSVKLPSDSVVEFFTALCGVSAEELKQTPARVFSLQKLVEISYYNMARIRMVWARIWSVLSNHFISAGSHHDEKIAMYAIDSLRQLGMKYLERAELANFTFQNDILKPFVVLMRNSQSESIRSLIVDCIVQMIKSKVGNIKSGWRSVFMIFTASADDESESIVESAFENVEQVILEHFDQVVGDCFMDCVNCLIRFANNKSSHRISLKAIALLRICEDRLAEGLIPGGALKPIHDNESAEPAFDMTEHYWFPMLAGLSDLTSDPRPEVRSCALEVLFDLLNERGSKFSMSFWESIFHRVLFPIFDHLRHAGKESVNSSGDEWLRETSIHSLQLLCNLFNTFYKEVCFMLPPLLSLLLDCAKQPEQSVVSLALGALVHLIEVGGHQFSEDDWDTLLKSIRDASYTTQPLELLNALGFENPSHDELNIVDDGSLKWSSQQEAKNHHIDVNEHGKVSPVPSPRVAEIITRSPIAESGLQITTDESAEGIPSPSTRATRAAEAANLQRSQTIGQRIMGNMMDNIFVRSLTSKSKGRASDASVPSSPIRLPPDTVDPEVKDDEESPLLGIVRGKCITQLLLLGVIDGIQKKYWVKLSAPQKIAIMDILLSLLEFSATYNSYNNLRQRMNHIPDERPPLNLLRQELAGTSIYLDILLKATSGFNTIEAEQEKIADSLEVDSESPKDDLTSIQDSSAVSNVDGIAENRLVSFCEQALREVSDLQSSAVETTHMDVHRVLELRSPVIVKVIKGMCFMNSQIFRRHLREFYPLLTKLVCCDQIDIRGALGDLFKIQLKALLP; via the exons ATGCTCTACTGGTATTTCGCACCCTTTGCAAG TGCTGTGTTACAGATGGGAATGAAGGAGGATACTGATGAAGTCACAACCAAGACTCGCATTTTATCTCTTGAGCTTCTGCAG GGTTTATTAGAAGGGGTTAGCCAGACCTTTACAAAAGACTTCCATTTTATTGACTCAGTGAAAGCATATCTATCATATGCTTTACTGCGAGCTTCTGTCTCACAACCTCCTGTAATATTTCAG TACGCAACTGGAATATTCTCTGTGCTATTGTTGCGATTCAGGGAAAGTCTTAAA gGTGAAATTGGCATATTCTTTCCCTTGATAGTTCTGAGATCATTGGATGGCACAGATTTTCCTGTTAATCAAAAAACAAGTGTTTTGAA GATGCTTGAGAAAATATGTAGGGAACCTCAAATCCTTGTTGACATATTTGTCAACTATGACTGTGATCTGGAGGCTCCAAATTTGTTTGAACGCATG GTAACCACTTTATCTAAACTTTCTCAAGGCACCCAAAATGCAGATCCAAATTTGGCAGCTTTATCCCAAGCAACTTCAATTAAAGGATCGTCACTTCAA TGCCTTGTGAATGTGCTTAAATCATTAGTTGACTGGGAGAAGTCACGTCTTCATTCAGAAAAGGAGGGCTTGGTTCATTCGTCTGAAGAAGAGTCTTCAGGCAATGAAAATCTTGAGGTAAAGAGCAGGGAAGATGTGACAGGTAATTTTGAGAAGGCAAAAGCTCACAAGTCCACGGTGGAAGCTGCCATCTCGGAG TTCAATAGGAAACCAGTAAAGGGTGTCGAGTATCTGATTTCAAATAAGTTGGTGGAGAATACACCATCTTCAGTTGCCCTCTTTCTCCGAAATACTCCCAGTTTGGACAAG ACTATGATTGGCGATTATCTTGGTCAGCATGAAGAGTTTCCTGTTGCAGTCATGCATGCATATGTAGATTCGATGAAATTTTCCGGCATGAAGTTTGATGCTGCAATTCGTGAATTTCTCAAAGGTTTCCGTCTTCCAGGGGAAGCTCAAAAAATTGATCGCATCATGGAAAAATTTGCAGAACG ATATTGTGCAGACAACCCAGGCCTTTTCAAGAATGCAGACACTGCATATGTTCTAGCTTATGCAGTGATTATGTTGAACACCGATGCCCATAACCCTATGGTGTGGCCTAAGATGTCGAAGTCCGATTTCACTCGCATGAATGTCATGAACGATCCAGAAGATTGTGCCCCTACAGAACTCCTGGAAGAGATATATGATTCTATAGttaaagaagaaatcaaaatgaaagatgACCTTCTTGACAAAGCAAAAAGCCGCAGGCTGGAGGTTGAAGAGAAGGGAGGCCTTGTGAGTATTCTTAACTTGGCTCTTCCAAGAAGAAAGTCCTCTACTGAAGCCCAATCCGAGAGTGAGGCTATTATTAAGCAAACACAAGTTATATTCCGAAATCAAGGAGCAAAGAGAGGCGTTTTTTATACCTCACAGAGAATTGAACTTGTAAGGCCTATGGTTGAGGCTGTAGGATGGCCTTTACTTGCTACTTTCTCCGTTACCATGGAGGAAGGTGATAATAAACCTAGGGTTGTTCTTTGTATGGAGGGGTTTAGAGCTGGTATACATATTACACATGTTCTTGGAATGGATACCATGCGCTATGCATTTCTAACATCTCTCGTCAG GTTTACTTTCTTGCATGCGCCAAAGGAAATGCGTAGTAAAAATGTAGAAGCATTACGCACGCTATTGGCTCTGTGCGATTTAGAGACAGAATCCCTTCAAGACACTTGGAATGCAGTTTTAGAATGTGTGTCCCGTCTCGAATTCATCACATCAACACCTTCAATTGCAGCCACTGTCATGTATGGATCAAATCAGATTTCCAGAGATGCTGTTGTTCAATCCCTTAGAGAGTTGGCTGGGAAGCCTGCAGATCAAGTATTTGTGAACAGTGTCAAACTTCCCAGTGACTCTGTTGTGGAGTTCTTCACTGCTCTATGTGGTGTCTCTGCTGAAGAACTGAAACAAACACCTGCACGTGTTTTCAGCTTGCAAAAGCTTGTTGAGATAAGCTATTATAATATGGCTCGTATACGAATG GTTTGGGCTAGGATATGGTCTGTATTGTCAAATCACTTTATTTCTGCTGGGAGCCATCATGATGAGAAGATTGCCATGTATGCTATAGATTCTCTGAGGCAGCTTGGGATGAAGTACTTGGAGAGAGCTGAACTTGCCAACTTCACATTCCAAAATGACATTCTTAAGCCATTTGTTGTTCTCATGCGTAACAGTCAAAGTGAATCTATAAGGAGCCTCATTGTTGACTGCATAGTTCAA atgataaaatcaaaagttGGTAACATAAAGTCCGGATGGCGAAGTGTTTTCATGATTTTCACTGCTTCCGCAGATGATGAATCTGAGTCAATTGTTGAAAGTGcctttgaaaatgttgaacaGG TTATATTGGAGCACTTTGATCAGGTGGTTGGGGACTGTTTTATGGACTGTGTCAACTGTCTTATAAGGTTCGCCAATAACAAAAGTTCCCATCGTATAAGCTTGAAAGCTATTGCACTCCTACGTATTTGTGAGGATCGATTGGCAGAG GGCCTCATACCCGGTGGTGCTTTGAAGCCGATCCACGACAACGAGAGTGCTGAGCCAGCATTTGATATGACTGAGCACTATTGGTTCCCAATGCTTGCTGGGTTGTCAGATTTGACATCAGACCCAAGACCAGAGGTCAGAAGTTGTGCATTGGAGGTTTTGTTTGACTTGCTGAATGAGAGAGGTTCCAAGTTCTCGATGTCATTTTGGGAGAGCATTTTTCATCGTGTCTTGTTTCCaatatttgatcatttgagACATGCTGGGAAGGAAAGTGTGAATTCTAGTGGTGATGAGTGGCTTCGTGAAACAAGTATACACTCGCTTCAGTTGCTTTGCAATCTCTTCAATACATTTTACAAG gaGGTGTGCTTTATGCTACCTCCACTGTTGAGCTTGCTATTAGATTGTGCAAAGCAGCCGGAACAATCTGTGGTCTCATTGGCTTTGGGTGCTTTGGTGCATCTAATTGAAGTGGGTGGACACCAGTTCAGCGAGGATGACTGGGACACATTGTTAAAAAGTATTAG AGATGCTTCATACACAACTCAACCACTTGAATTACTTAATGCTTTGGGTTTTGAGAACCCAAGCCATGATGAGCTGAATATTGTTGATGATGGTTCCTTGAAGTGGTCTAGCCAGCAAGAAGCAAAGAACCACCATATTGATGTAAATGAGCATGGAAAGGTATCTCCTGTTCCCTCACCAAGGGTTGCAGAAATCATTACTCGGAGTCCCATTGCAGAGTCTGGGTTACAGATTACCACAGATGAGTCTGCTGAAG GTATTCCATCGCCGTCAACAAGAGCTACAAGAGCTGCTGAAGCTGCAAATCTACAGCGGAGCCAAACAATAGGCCAACGAATTATGGGAAATATGATGGACAATATCTTTGTTAGAAGTCTAACTTCAAAATCTAAGGGACGTGCATCAGATGCATCTGTGCCATCTTCTCCAATAAGG CTTCCTCCTGACACTGTGGATCCTGAAGTGAAAGATGATGAGGAAAGTCCACTATTGGGGATTGTTCGAGGCAAATGCATTACACAACTACTACTTCTTGGTGTCATTGATGGAATTCAG AAGAAATACTGGGTCAAGCTGAGTGCACCACAAAAGATTGCCATAATGgacattttgttatctttGCTGGAGTTCTCTGCTACATATAACTCATACAACAATCTCAGACAGCGCATGAATCATATTCCTGATGAGAG GCCTCCACTGAATCTTCTTCGTCAGGAGTTAGCGGGAACTTCAATTTATCTAGACATCTTACTTAAAGCAACTTCAGGATTTAATACGATTGAAgcagaacaagaaaaaattgcTGATAGTCTGGAAGTTGATTCTGAATCACCCAAAGATGATTTAACTTCCATCCAGGATTCTAGTGCAGTAAGCAATGTTGATGGAATAGCTGAAAACAGGCTAGTGTCATTCTGTGAACAAGCTCTTAGGGAGGTATCTGACCTGCAATCGTCTGCAGTGGAAACCACGCACATGGATGTTCATCGAGTTTTGGAGTTACGTTCTCCAGTGATTGTTAAG GTGATCAAAGGCATGTGCTTCATGAACAGTCAGATATTCAGAAGACATCTGAGAGAGTTTTATCCTTTGCTTACAAAACTTGTATGCTGTGACCAG
- the LOC101218826 gene encoding brefeldin A-inhibited guanine nucleotide-exchange protein 5 isoform X1, giving the protein MAAGGFVTRAFESMLKECSGGKKYPALQKAIQAFLDATKEVNRSQQATPIETNQPAASAGDTSETGGEADESQTAQSAQEVENNGKKAAPREHISIVLANAGHVLHGDDAELVLSPLRLAFDTKHLKVLELALDCLHKLIAYDHLEGDPGLEGGKNVSLFTDILNMICGCIDNSSPDSTILQVLKVLLTAVASAKFRVHGEPLLGVIRVCYNIALNSKSPINQATSKAMLTQMISIIFRRMETDQVSLSTSSGTKDSSSAEVSSVVDEETTVNEENDKETTLGDALNSVKDTSIASVEELQNLAGGADIKGLEAVLDKAVHIEDGKKMSRGIDLESVNIIQRDALLVFRTLCKMGMKEDTDEVTTKTRILSLELLQGLLEGVSQTFTKDFHFIDSVKAYLSYALLRASVSQPPVIFQYATGIFSVLLLRFRESLKGEIGIFFPLIVLRSLDGTDFPVNQKTSVLKMLEKICREPQILVDIFVNYDCDLEAPNLFERMVTTLSKLSQGTQNADPNLAALSQATSIKGSSLQCLVNVLKSLVDWEKSRLHSEKEGLVHSSEEESSGNENLEVKSREDVTGNFEKAKAHKSTVEAAISEFNRKPVKGVEYLISNKLVENTPSSVALFLRNTPSLDKTMIGDYLGQHEEFPVAVMHAYVDSMKFSGMKFDAAIREFLKGFRLPGEAQKIDRIMEKFAERYCADNPGLFKNADTAYVLAYAVIMLNTDAHNPMVWPKMSKSDFTRMNVMNDPEDCAPTELLEEIYDSIVKEEIKMKDDLLDKAKSRRLEVEEKGGLVSILNLALPRRKSSTEAQSESEAIIKQTQVIFRNQGAKRGVFYTSQRIELVRPMVEAVGWPLLATFSVTMEEGDNKPRVVLCMEGFRAGIHITHVLGMDTMRYAFLTSLVRFTFLHAPKEMRSKNVEALRTLLALCDLETESLQDTWNAVLECVSRLEFITSTPSIAATVMYGSNQISRDAVVQSLRELAGKPADQVFVNSVKLPSDSVVEFFTALCGVSAEELKQTPARVFSLQKLVEISYYNMARIRMVWARIWSVLSNHFISAGSHHDEKIAMYAIDSLRQLGMKYLERAELANFTFQNDILKPFVVLMRNSQSESIRSLIVDCIVQMIKSKVGNIKSGWRSVFMIFTASADDESESIVESAFENVEQVILEHFDQVVGDCFMDCVNCLIRFANNKSSHRISLKAIALLRICEDRLAEGLIPGGALKPIHDNESAEPAFDMTEHYWFPMLAGLSDLTSDPRPEVRSCALEVLFDLLNERGSKFSMSFWESIFHRVLFPIFDHLRHAGKESVNSSGDEWLRETSIHSLQLLCNLFNTFYKEVCFMLPPLLSLLLDCAKQPEQSVVSLALGALVHLIEVGGHQFSEDDWDTLLKSIRDASYTTQPLELLNALGFENPSHDELNIVDDGSLKWSSQQEAKNHHIDVNEHGKVSPVPSPRVAEIITRSPIAESGLQITTDESAEGIPSPSTRATRAAEAANLQRSQTIGQRIMGNMMDNIFVRSLTSKSKGRASDASVPSSPIRLPPDTVDPEVKDDEESPLLGIVRGKCITQLLLLGVIDGIQKKYWVKLSAPQKIAIMDILLSLLEFSATYNSYNNLRQRMNHIPDERPPLNLLRQELAGTSIYLDILLKATSGFNTIEAEQEKIADSLEVDSESPKDDLTSIQDSSAVSNVDGIAENRLVSFCEQALREVSDLQSSAVETTHMDVHRVLELRSPVIVKVIKGMCFMNSQIFRRHLREFYPLLTKLVCCDQIDIRGALGDLFKIQLKALLP; this is encoded by the exons ATGGCTGCTGGTGGTTTTGTTACGCGGGCTTTCGAGTCCATGCTTAAAGAATGCTCTGGCGGCAAGAAGTATCCGGCTCTTCAGAAAGCTATTCAGGCATTTCTAG ATGCTACGAAGGAGGTCAATCGGAGTCAACAAGCTACACCCATCGAGACAAATCAACCGGCAGCTTCAGCTGGAGATACCAG TGAAACTGGAGGGGAGGCAGATGAGTCTCAGACAGCACAATCTGCACAGGAGGTTGAGAATAATGGCAAGAAAGCTGCTCCGCGGGAGCATATATCAATTGTGTTAGCAAATGCTGGCCATGTCTTGCATGGAGATGATGCAGAGCTTGTTTTGAGTCCACTTCGCCTCGCATTTGACACAAAGCATTTGAAAGTCCTAGAACTTGCTTTGGATTGTCTCCAT AAACTCATTGCTTACGATCACTTAGAAGGTGATCCTGGTTTAGAAGGTGGTAAAAATGTCTCTCTTTTCACTGACATTCTGAACATGATTTGCGGTTGTATTGACAATTCATCGCCTGATAG TACAATTTTGCAAGTGTTGAAGGTTCTTCTTACTGCAGTTGCATCTGCAAAGTTCAGAG TACACGGGGAACCTTTGTTAGGAGTCATTAGGGTTTGCTACAACATTGCTCTAAATAG CAAAAGTCCCATAAATCAAGCTACTTCAAAAGCAATGTTGACTCAGATGATCAGCATTATATTTAGGAGAATGGAAACCGACCAG GTTAGTTTATCTACTTCCTCTGGAACAAAAGATTCTTCCTCTGCAGAAGTTTCCAGTGTGGTAGATGAAGAAACTACtgtgaatgaagaaaatgacaaagaGACAACTCTTGGAGATGCACTCAATTCAGTTAAAGACACATCTATTGCATCAGTAGAGGAGCTTCAGAATCTTGCAGGTGGTGCTGATATCAAG GGTCTAGAGGCTGTTCTCGACAAAGCTGTTCATATTGAAGATGGTAAAAAGATGTCACG AGGGATTGATCTGGAGAGTGTGAATATTATTCAACGTGATGCTCTACTGGTATTTCGCACCCTTTGCAAG ATGGGAATGAAGGAGGATACTGATGAAGTCACAACCAAGACTCGCATTTTATCTCTTGAGCTTCTGCAG GGTTTATTAGAAGGGGTTAGCCAGACCTTTACAAAAGACTTCCATTTTATTGACTCAGTGAAAGCATATCTATCATATGCTTTACTGCGAGCTTCTGTCTCACAACCTCCTGTAATATTTCAG TACGCAACTGGAATATTCTCTGTGCTATTGTTGCGATTCAGGGAAAGTCTTAAA gGTGAAATTGGCATATTCTTTCCCTTGATAGTTCTGAGATCATTGGATGGCACAGATTTTCCTGTTAATCAAAAAACAAGTGTTTTGAA GATGCTTGAGAAAATATGTAGGGAACCTCAAATCCTTGTTGACATATTTGTCAACTATGACTGTGATCTGGAGGCTCCAAATTTGTTTGAACGCATG GTAACCACTTTATCTAAACTTTCTCAAGGCACCCAAAATGCAGATCCAAATTTGGCAGCTTTATCCCAAGCAACTTCAATTAAAGGATCGTCACTTCAA TGCCTTGTGAATGTGCTTAAATCATTAGTTGACTGGGAGAAGTCACGTCTTCATTCAGAAAAGGAGGGCTTGGTTCATTCGTCTGAAGAAGAGTCTTCAGGCAATGAAAATCTTGAGGTAAAGAGCAGGGAAGATGTGACAGGTAATTTTGAGAAGGCAAAAGCTCACAAGTCCACGGTGGAAGCTGCCATCTCGGAG TTCAATAGGAAACCAGTAAAGGGTGTCGAGTATCTGATTTCAAATAAGTTGGTGGAGAATACACCATCTTCAGTTGCCCTCTTTCTCCGAAATACTCCCAGTTTGGACAAG ACTATGATTGGCGATTATCTTGGTCAGCATGAAGAGTTTCCTGTTGCAGTCATGCATGCATATGTAGATTCGATGAAATTTTCCGGCATGAAGTTTGATGCTGCAATTCGTGAATTTCTCAAAGGTTTCCGTCTTCCAGGGGAAGCTCAAAAAATTGATCGCATCATGGAAAAATTTGCAGAACG ATATTGTGCAGACAACCCAGGCCTTTTCAAGAATGCAGACACTGCATATGTTCTAGCTTATGCAGTGATTATGTTGAACACCGATGCCCATAACCCTATGGTGTGGCCTAAGATGTCGAAGTCCGATTTCACTCGCATGAATGTCATGAACGATCCAGAAGATTGTGCCCCTACAGAACTCCTGGAAGAGATATATGATTCTATAGttaaagaagaaatcaaaatgaaagatgACCTTCTTGACAAAGCAAAAAGCCGCAGGCTGGAGGTTGAAGAGAAGGGAGGCCTTGTGAGTATTCTTAACTTGGCTCTTCCAAGAAGAAAGTCCTCTACTGAAGCCCAATCCGAGAGTGAGGCTATTATTAAGCAAACACAAGTTATATTCCGAAATCAAGGAGCAAAGAGAGGCGTTTTTTATACCTCACAGAGAATTGAACTTGTAAGGCCTATGGTTGAGGCTGTAGGATGGCCTTTACTTGCTACTTTCTCCGTTACCATGGAGGAAGGTGATAATAAACCTAGGGTTGTTCTTTGTATGGAGGGGTTTAGAGCTGGTATACATATTACACATGTTCTTGGAATGGATACCATGCGCTATGCATTTCTAACATCTCTCGTCAG GTTTACTTTCTTGCATGCGCCAAAGGAAATGCGTAGTAAAAATGTAGAAGCATTACGCACGCTATTGGCTCTGTGCGATTTAGAGACAGAATCCCTTCAAGACACTTGGAATGCAGTTTTAGAATGTGTGTCCCGTCTCGAATTCATCACATCAACACCTTCAATTGCAGCCACTGTCATGTATGGATCAAATCAGATTTCCAGAGATGCTGTTGTTCAATCCCTTAGAGAGTTGGCTGGGAAGCCTGCAGATCAAGTATTTGTGAACAGTGTCAAACTTCCCAGTGACTCTGTTGTGGAGTTCTTCACTGCTCTATGTGGTGTCTCTGCTGAAGAACTGAAACAAACACCTGCACGTGTTTTCAGCTTGCAAAAGCTTGTTGAGATAAGCTATTATAATATGGCTCGTATACGAATG GTTTGGGCTAGGATATGGTCTGTATTGTCAAATCACTTTATTTCTGCTGGGAGCCATCATGATGAGAAGATTGCCATGTATGCTATAGATTCTCTGAGGCAGCTTGGGATGAAGTACTTGGAGAGAGCTGAACTTGCCAACTTCACATTCCAAAATGACATTCTTAAGCCATTTGTTGTTCTCATGCGTAACAGTCAAAGTGAATCTATAAGGAGCCTCATTGTTGACTGCATAGTTCAA atgataaaatcaaaagttGGTAACATAAAGTCCGGATGGCGAAGTGTTTTCATGATTTTCACTGCTTCCGCAGATGATGAATCTGAGTCAATTGTTGAAAGTGcctttgaaaatgttgaacaGG TTATATTGGAGCACTTTGATCAGGTGGTTGGGGACTGTTTTATGGACTGTGTCAACTGTCTTATAAGGTTCGCCAATAACAAAAGTTCCCATCGTATAAGCTTGAAAGCTATTGCACTCCTACGTATTTGTGAGGATCGATTGGCAGAG GGCCTCATACCCGGTGGTGCTTTGAAGCCGATCCACGACAACGAGAGTGCTGAGCCAGCATTTGATATGACTGAGCACTATTGGTTCCCAATGCTTGCTGGGTTGTCAGATTTGACATCAGACCCAAGACCAGAGGTCAGAAGTTGTGCATTGGAGGTTTTGTTTGACTTGCTGAATGAGAGAGGTTCCAAGTTCTCGATGTCATTTTGGGAGAGCATTTTTCATCGTGTCTTGTTTCCaatatttgatcatttgagACATGCTGGGAAGGAAAGTGTGAATTCTAGTGGTGATGAGTGGCTTCGTGAAACAAGTATACACTCGCTTCAGTTGCTTTGCAATCTCTTCAATACATTTTACAAG gaGGTGTGCTTTATGCTACCTCCACTGTTGAGCTTGCTATTAGATTGTGCAAAGCAGCCGGAACAATCTGTGGTCTCATTGGCTTTGGGTGCTTTGGTGCATCTAATTGAAGTGGGTGGACACCAGTTCAGCGAGGATGACTGGGACACATTGTTAAAAAGTATTAG AGATGCTTCATACACAACTCAACCACTTGAATTACTTAATGCTTTGGGTTTTGAGAACCCAAGCCATGATGAGCTGAATATTGTTGATGATGGTTCCTTGAAGTGGTCTAGCCAGCAAGAAGCAAAGAACCACCATATTGATGTAAATGAGCATGGAAAGGTATCTCCTGTTCCCTCACCAAGGGTTGCAGAAATCATTACTCGGAGTCCCATTGCAGAGTCTGGGTTACAGATTACCACAGATGAGTCTGCTGAAG GTATTCCATCGCCGTCAACAAGAGCTACAAGAGCTGCTGAAGCTGCAAATCTACAGCGGAGCCAAACAATAGGCCAACGAATTATGGGAAATATGATGGACAATATCTTTGTTAGAAGTCTAACTTCAAAATCTAAGGGACGTGCATCAGATGCATCTGTGCCATCTTCTCCAATAAGG CTTCCTCCTGACACTGTGGATCCTGAAGTGAAAGATGATGAGGAAAGTCCACTATTGGGGATTGTTCGAGGCAAATGCATTACACAACTACTACTTCTTGGTGTCATTGATGGAATTCAG AAGAAATACTGGGTCAAGCTGAGTGCACCACAAAAGATTGCCATAATGgacattttgttatctttGCTGGAGTTCTCTGCTACATATAACTCATACAACAATCTCAGACAGCGCATGAATCATATTCCTGATGAGAG GCCTCCACTGAATCTTCTTCGTCAGGAGTTAGCGGGAACTTCAATTTATCTAGACATCTTACTTAAAGCAACTTCAGGATTTAATACGATTGAAgcagaacaagaaaaaattgcTGATAGTCTGGAAGTTGATTCTGAATCACCCAAAGATGATTTAACTTCCATCCAGGATTCTAGTGCAGTAAGCAATGTTGATGGAATAGCTGAAAACAGGCTAGTGTCATTCTGTGAACAAGCTCTTAGGGAGGTATCTGACCTGCAATCGTCTGCAGTGGAAACCACGCACATGGATGTTCATCGAGTTTTGGAGTTACGTTCTCCAGTGATTGTTAAG GTGATCAAAGGCATGTGCTTCATGAACAGTCAGATATTCAGAAGACATCTGAGAGAGTTTTATCCTTTGCTTACAAAACTTGTATGCTGTGACCAG